A single Deltaproteobacteria bacterium DNA region contains:
- a CDS encoding 4-hydroxy-tetrahydrodipicolinate synthase: MQETAVMAGLQNNLYEFKGVWTAIATPFREDRQIDWAAFEKLLELQEQAQVSGIVISGTTGESPTLTPTEKLSLVRKARAILSGKVRIMAGTGDNNTQQSVELSKLAQDAGADSLLVVTPPYNKPTTAGLIRHYSSISDAVKIPVCLYHVPGRTAHMLTVEQITAVCKDGKVKSVKEASADLGFFSRSLKATGLPFLSGDDTTYLACLSVGGTGVISVVANIFPKAFVALTEAFQSGNLTRAQAIHHTLMPAIDVLFCETNPGPLKATLEVIGIGKNVVRPPLAEVSESNRRRIAEVITSTQEQLKGLV; the protein is encoded by the coding sequence ATGCAGGAGACGGCGGTCATGGCGGGCTTGCAAAACAACCTTTATGAGTTTAAGGGCGTTTGGACTGCGATTGCTACGCCCTTTCGCGAAGATCGTCAAATCGACTGGGCAGCCTTCGAAAAGCTACTTGAGCTTCAAGAGCAAGCACAAGTAAGCGGCATTGTTATCTCTGGGACTACGGGTGAATCGCCTACTCTGACGCCAACTGAAAAATTGTCCCTAGTACGTAAGGCTAGAGCCATTCTAAGCGGCAAAGTCAGGATCATGGCCGGTACAGGCGATAACAATACTCAGCAAAGCGTTGAGCTATCAAAGCTTGCTCAGGATGCTGGTGCCGACAGCCTACTCGTTGTGACCCCACCTTACAATAAGCCTACGACTGCTGGTCTAATCAGACACTACAGCTCCATTTCTGATGCAGTCAAGATACCAGTATGTCTTTACCATGTGCCCGGGCGCACAGCACACATGCTCACCGTCGAGCAAATTACAGCCGTTTGTAAGGATGGGAAAGTTAAGTCTGTAAAAGAGGCTAGTGCCGACCTCGGCTTTTTCTCCCGCAGCCTAAAAGCCACAGGCCTGCCTTTTCTGTCCGGCGATGACACCACGTACCTTGCCTGTTTATCCGTGGGCGGTACAGGCGTCATCAGCGTGGTAGCAAATATTTTTCCGAAAGCTTTTGTTGCACTTACAGAGGCGTTCCAATCCGGTAATTTAACTAGAGCCCAAGCCATACACCATACGCTCATGCCAGCTATCGATGTTCTCTTTTGCGAAACTAACCCAGGCCCCTTAAAGGCGACTCTCGAGGTCATCGGAATAGGAAAAAATGTGGTTCGCCCACCCTTGGCTGAGGTGTCCGAGAGCAACAGGCGCCGTATCGCAGAGGTAATTACCTCTACGCAAGAACAATTGAAAGGTTTGGTTTAA
- the dapB gene encoding 4-hydroxy-tetrahydrodipicolinate reductase: MSVAPGCANVWIHGISGRMGREIREVCLHSRADQFKLIGGSARSAEDDTQQIVSSPAAIAAQLLRTKTQIVLDFSSASGNQLLLTALESSESIRDLSVLIGSTGMNQEDYQNWCNLAKKRLFRLLFAPNTSIGILMAVKAASLIAPSLKQLGFDIEITETHHRRKLDAPSGTARFLAESVAGSVGDLKIVTARHGGRQENELGVHAVRGGGVFGEHEIRLIGDSEEVCVSHRAFSRTLFADGALVLASWLFSQKAGVYSLLDIDPSDLLSRR, encoded by the coding sequence GTGTCAGTAGCCCCAGGTTGCGCCAACGTATGGATTCATGGCATCTCTGGCCGCATGGGTCGGGAGATTCGAGAGGTCTGCCTCCATTCGCGAGCCGATCAATTTAAACTAATTGGGGGAAGCGCGCGATCTGCTGAGGATGATACCCAGCAGATCGTGAGCTCGCCAGCTGCTATTGCTGCCCAATTACTGCGCACTAAGACGCAAATCGTCCTGGATTTTTCCAGTGCCAGTGGAAATCAACTATTACTTACCGCTCTTGAGTCCTCAGAGAGTATCAGAGACCTTTCCGTACTTATTGGCTCAACAGGAATGAACCAAGAGGACTATCAGAATTGGTGCAATCTAGCCAAAAAGCGGCTATTCAGATTGCTCTTTGCTCCTAACACCAGTATCGGCATTCTGATGGCGGTAAAAGCTGCAAGTCTCATTGCACCGTCTCTAAAACAACTCGGTTTTGATATCGAAATCACCGAAACTCACCACCGTCGAAAGCTGGATGCTCCCAGCGGAACAGCCAGATTTCTAGCGGAATCTGTCGCTGGCAGTGTCGGTGATTTGAAAATCGTGACTGCGCGTCATGGTGGACGTCAGGAGAACGAACTTGGCGTCCATGCAGTGCGCGGTGGGGGTGTATTTGGCGAGCACGAAATACGCTTGATAGGTGACTCTGAAGAGGTCTGTGTTTCCCACAGAGCCTTCAGTCGTACCCTCTTTGCCGACGGGGCTCTGGTTCTTGCATCCTGGCTCTTCAGTCAAAAAGCCGGTGTCTACAGCCTACTTGATATCGATCCCAGCGACCTATTGAGCCGTCGTTAG
- the psd gene encoding phosphatidylserine decarboxylase (Phosphatidylserine decarboxylase is synthesized as a single chain precursor. Generation of the pyruvoyl active site from a Ser is coupled to cleavage of a Gly-Ser bond between the larger (beta) and smaller (alpha chains). It is an integral membrane protein.), with protein MSPIPQNLLSYTTGCLARWRLPRPLATLANKGFAKAFGLNMSEAADPIGSYATVEELFTRKLKSGLRSFEGPVCSPADGYLAWSAPAKAGRAVQVKGMDYDLNELVLGTGEGDQGLNLAWYQTIYLAPHNYHRVHAPFSGSVTRITHRPGELWPVNTTFVRRVPRLFARNERLVFDFTMKNGGRAFVVMVGAFNVGRMVTPLAPDLITNSRARQLRPKVADCRFDTGRPVAIGDEIGTFMLGSTVVVVFDRDALTGFNLIEAQDNRPVLVGQSLCE; from the coding sequence ATGAGCCCAATTCCACAAAATCTACTCAGTTACACCACTGGATGCCTAGCACGATGGCGCCTACCGCGCCCCTTGGCGACGCTTGCCAATAAGGGGTTTGCCAAGGCTTTTGGTCTAAATATGAGCGAAGCAGCTGATCCCATTGGCAGTTATGCGACGGTTGAGGAGCTATTCACACGCAAGCTAAAAAGTGGGTTAAGGTCTTTTGAAGGGCCCGTGTGTTCGCCTGCCGATGGTTACCTTGCATGGTCGGCACCTGCAAAGGCGGGACGGGCTGTCCAGGTCAAGGGCATGGACTACGACTTGAACGAGCTCGTGCTAGGTACCGGTGAAGGCGATCAGGGGCTTAATTTGGCCTGGTATCAGACCATATATCTTGCGCCTCATAACTACCACAGGGTGCATGCGCCCTTTTCAGGTTCGGTCACTAGGATTACTCATCGACCCGGCGAATTATGGCCAGTGAATACAACTTTCGTGCGACGCGTACCACGACTTTTCGCCCGGAACGAACGCTTAGTTTTTGATTTCACAATGAAAAATGGCGGCCGAGCCTTTGTAGTGATGGTGGGCGCCTTCAACGTGGGTCGAATGGTGACGCCATTGGCACCCGATTTGATCACCAACAGCAGGGCAAGACAGCTGCGACCTAAGGTGGCAGACTGTCGGTTTGACACGGGCCGACCAGTGGCGATTGGTGATGAAATTGGCACATTCATGCTCGGATCGACGGTAGTGGTGGTCTTCGATCGTGATGCGCTTACTGGTTTTAATCTCATTGAGGCACAGGACAACCGCCCTGTGCTAGTTGGACAATCCTTGTGTGAGTGA
- a CDS encoding TetR family transcriptional regulator, translating into MKAKSSRGASTRQRILETAAKLVNINGVNGTSVDDVLNASGTGKSQFYHYFANKEALVKELIDFQASALPAAQESVLAGLSSLAGIDTWLDQIIADYHAGLYANGCPLGNLASELATTSEQLRLNLQATFANWEGSLSRGLKSLQSSGQIRREFDSTQMATFCIAAIEGALLLAKTEKSVAPLKATIEQIRSMLKVSSIGATKLKPRPNAGFTFCP; encoded by the coding sequence ATGAAAGCAAAATCATCACGCGGAGCCTCGACGCGGCAACGGATACTCGAAACTGCGGCGAAGCTCGTAAATATCAACGGCGTTAACGGCACAAGTGTTGACGATGTACTCAACGCGTCCGGCACTGGAAAAAGCCAGTTCTATCACTATTTCGCCAACAAAGAGGCACTGGTAAAGGAACTAATTGATTTCCAAGCTTCTGCCTTGCCTGCTGCTCAGGAATCGGTGCTTGCAGGCTTAAGCTCCTTAGCTGGAATCGATACTTGGCTCGATCAAATCATTGCCGACTACCATGCTGGACTTTACGCAAATGGGTGTCCCCTCGGTAATTTAGCCAGTGAGCTCGCTACAACTAGCGAGCAACTACGTCTAAATCTCCAAGCCACGTTTGCAAATTGGGAAGGGAGCCTCAGTCGGGGCCTCAAGTCCCTGCAGTCCAGCGGCCAAATTCGCCGCGAGTTCGATTCCACGCAAATGGCAACCTTCTGCATAGCTGCAATCGAGGGCGCCCTCTTGTTAGCCAAGACCGAGAAGTCCGTCGCTCCTCTTAAGGCCACAATCGAGCAGATTAGGTCCATGCTCAAAGTTTCGAGTATCGGGGCCACTAAGCTCAAACCTCGGCCAAATGCAGGTTTTACCTTCTGCCCATGA